Proteins co-encoded in one Vidua macroura isolate BioBank_ID:100142 chromosome 13, ASM2450914v1, whole genome shotgun sequence genomic window:
- the LOC128814172 gene encoding PHD finger protein 7-like has product MSHSKQEGPGDREPACMLCRRAEADRDICGDKLEDCGVCAHEFCLFFATLLFHQDDDFLGFVGFFPRYIRFAVRQAAQKHCCVCGQSGATIKCCKEDCDRWFHLPCAKEGGCVTQYIPDYSSFCPEHSPEQDVEATPEPGTDCLICMEPVEDRKTFRTLVCPACKRAWFHRDCIQGQAMCAGALAFQCPLCRDKAAFTVEMFTMGIRIPFRDPAWEDNYAFADLGERHSRCTARDCLYPGGREDAEEEGPWELLLCSSCAAEGTHRRCSGLRNRIESWECDSCAGLGTASRVELELSGPSLTRQSGLEPADGSSAPEAISPSSSTLVPSGLDPQSPSAEPSSSHQHTVWLQSLLSSSLHTSNPSTSSSTYSSSSDPEDRVHSRRAGPGCRPTRSRQQGRAPDGPVRSRSPCDRSRRTTTRTERPRPRETPSRTSPRRSRACQQGQAQSPPVRSRSPCDRSSRTRPRTERPRPRETSSGTSPRRSRSRQQGQAQRPPVRSRSRRDRSHRTTSSTERPRPRETSSGTSPRRSRSRLQRRASNQPVLSRSGQDRSSRTAARAQRPRRRGAPSGVSRRSNRSRLRHRVSTGTSNSST; this is encoded by the exons ATGTCTCACAGCAAGCAGGAGGGCCCTGGTGACAGGGAGCCAG cctgcaTGCTGTGTCGCCGTGCAGAGGCTGACCGGGACATCTGCGGTGACAAACTGGAGGACTGCGGGGTCTGTGCCCATGAGTTCTGCCTG TTCTTTGCCACTCTACTTTTTCATCAAGACGACGATTTTCTTGGATTCGTGGGATTTTTTCCTAGATATATCCGATTTGCAGTTCGGCAGGCGGCACAAAAG cactgctgcgTCTGTGGCCAGAGCGGGGCAACCATCAAGTGTTGCAAGGAGGACTGTGACAGATGGTtccacctgccctgtgccaagGAGGGCGGCTGTGTCACACAGTATATTCCAGATTACAG ctccttctgccctGAGCACAGTCCAGAGCAGGACGTGGAGGCGACTCCAGAGCCGGGCACCGATTGCCTCATCTGCATGGAGCCTGTGGAGGATAGAAAGACCTTCAGAACCCTGGTGTGCCCAGCGTGCAAAAGGGCCTGGTTCCACAGGGACTGCATCCAG ggacaggccatgTGCGCTGGTGCTTTAGCCTTCCAGTGCCCCCTGTGCAGAGACAAGGCGGCATTCACGGTTGAAATGTTCACCATGGGGATCCGAATTCCCTTCAG AGACCCAGCATGGGAGGACAACTATGCCTTTGCGGATCTAGGAGAGAGGCACAGCAGGTGCACTGCCAGGGATTGCCTTTACCCGGGAGGCAGGGAGGACGCAGAGGAAGAGGG GCCCTGGGAACTGCTCCTGTGCTCCTCCTGCGCTGCTGAGGGCACCCACAGGCGCTGCTCTGGCCTGAGAAACCGCATAGAGAGCTGGGAGTGTGACAGCTGTGCTGGTCTCGGAACGG CTTCCAGGGTTGAGTTAGAGCTCAGTGGCCCCAGCCTGACCAGACAGTCAGGACTGGAGCCTGCTGATGGCTCCTCAGCACCTGAGGccatcagccccagctccagcaccctgGTGCCATCGGGGCTGGATCCCCAGTCTCCATCTGcggagcccagcagcagccaccagcacacAGTATGGCTGCAGTCTCTGCTGTCTTCTTCACTGCACACCAGCAACCCCAGCACATCGAGCTCAACGTACAGCAGCTCCTCTGACCCTGAGGACAGGGTCCATTCCAGACGTGCTGGGCCCGGCTGCAGGCCAACCCGCTCTCGCCAGCAAGGTCGGGCCCCAGATGGACCTGTCCGATCGAGGAGTCCctgtgacaggagcaggaggacaACCACAAGGACTGAGAGGCCCAGGCCAAGGGAGACACCTTCACGGACATCCCCCAGACGCAGCCGTGCCTGCCAGCAAGGTCAGGCCCAGAGTCCGCCTGTccggtccaggagtccctgTGACAGGAGCAGCCGGACAAGACCAAGGACTGAGAGGCCCAGGCCAAGGGAGACGTCGTCAGGGACATCCCCCAGACGCAGCCGCTCCCGCCAGCAAGGTCAGGCCCAGCGTCCGCCTGTCCGGTCCAGGAGTCGCCGTGACAGGAGCCACAGGACAACATCAAGCACTGAGAGGCCCAGGCCAAGGGAGACGTCGTCAGGGACATCCCCCAGACGCAGCCGCTCCCGCCTGCAGCGCCGGGCCTCGAATCAACCTGTCCTGTCCAGGAGTGgccaggacaggagcagcaggacagcagcaagGG